The following nucleotide sequence is from Anser cygnoides isolate HZ-2024a breed goose chromosome 21, Taihu_goose_T2T_genome, whole genome shotgun sequence.
aaaaaaacgCTAATTCATTCCAATGATAGGAGGTTACAGTCCCCAACTGAAGAGATTAAACGAACCTAAAATAAAAAGACGCATGTGTAAATGTCTACATACAAGTGCAGAGCAGTAAAAGTGCCTGTGATCATGTGTGCACATATTTCTAGGTGAGCAGGTACCAAAATTATCATACCAGGCTAACAGAAGATACAGAATGGGGAGTAAGTGGTAAGAAGGAATGGGAAAGCAGCTGGGGATGGCACATCACTTCACCTTCCTTATGTGCAGCTCCTTTCTCTTCAAAGCCAGCATCTTCTCCAGAACCACGAGGGCCAAGTGTCTGATAGTACTGCAGGCTAGAGGCAAGGACAGAAGTTGGTGAAGGGCATCTCTGTGTCTGACATACACATTCACCCTGGTCAAATCAGACACTGCACTATCACCACCTTAGTTCAagcagaagaacatttttttttctctagattCAAAACAGAGGAAGCCTAGGTCAGGTAGTTCTTACAACAGTACTCTGTGCAGAGGGCATGGTAGAGCTGCCATACACTGTGCTGAAAGAGAGCTGAAACACTGCTGGGGGACACCAAGAAACTTCCCACGCAGCCAGAAACTCAATCTATTATGTTCCTGGCCAGGAGTCCAGCCCTGGGGACTGAAGGAGTCAGGAAGTGCAACAGGACAGGATTTGGTACTATCGAGGTGTGAGCTGCTGCTTATCTACCACCCAAAGGCAGCTTACCTGTCTTTAAGAAGGACGTACTCTGGGGAGATGTGTGGCTCACCCAGGCTCCTCCACCGTGGCTTCCAGCTCTTCAGGGGGTTAAGGATGGGGACAGTGGGCTGTAGCACAATAGCCAGGGTTGTCAGCACCACAATTAAGAAGCCCAGAACAAAGAGCACCGCTAGAGAAGCCACAAGGGATGGCAAGAAGTGAGAAACATAGGAAGCAGTTTGTGTCAATAGCACTGTCTCCCTTTACTAAATGCTCTCCTTCCCACAGAAACCAACATTTAGCAAGTTTCATCTTCATTACACGGGCTTctgctcctcccctccctgATCTGGTACACACAGGCAAGgagacaaaatgttttccatgcaGGCAGTGAAGAGAACCAAGACTCATGCTTTCATTTCCATCATTATGCTGTCCTCTCTCTGAAGGACAAGAGACTGGTACAGGCAGAACATTTACAGAGAGGTAGGGCTTTGGGAAAAGACCTTAACTGCCCTTGTGGTTAGCCTTTAGTGAACTCTTAAATGatgcatttaatttcagtttagtTTATCATGGAAACATACTGACACTTTCTGCTTTCATGCCAAGGGAAACAAAGCCCTCAATTACTTGAATTCTTCAAGCAGGGTGTGGGTAGAAACACAactgctccttccctctctctcccttctgctcCTACACAAGCAGGTTCTTGGCTACAGAGCAGTGAACTTCGGGAAGGAAAAACTGACGGGGAAATGGATTAAAAATGACAAAGCCCGTGGATTGATGGCGTTTCTTAAGAAATGCTGGTTTAAACACACCCAAACAGGTACAATGACGGTTATGTCAAAGCATCAGAGTTCAAGATCCCCCAGCATTTTGGCTGTACCTGTGATAGCAGCCCAGTTAGGAGCTAAGTTCAGGTCCTGGTGCTTCAGAATCCCATGTCTGGCCAGCTGGATCAGAGAAGAGGGCTGGAAGGACACATTTCTGGGGCTGCAGCCCACATTTGCTTCATTTACAGTCACAATCAAGAAGTGTTCCTGAATGGTCCTATCCCTGAACACATATGTCCCAGACTCCAGAAAAACATGGGCAAACctaaaagggagaaagaaggaaggcaCAGGTTGATCTAAGTGTCCTTTAGCCTGCAGCAGTGATGACAGTTAAGTACATGGACCTGAACACACCAGACTTCTGTATTTGCACATGCTGTTTGCTGCCAAGGACCTAGCAATTATGTGAAAGACTCGCTCTCAATTTCTGTGCCTAACACATGCACTATTAGTCACACCAGATATTACCAGGAGATGTTGAGGTGAGTCTCCTGGACGAGGTGGTCTAGCCTTCGGAAGGGTCCAAAATCCCAGCTGGGGTTGCTGTTGTAAAGATGCTGCTTCTGATAAACTGGGTAATGGCTGGATGTGCGATCTGGGAACAGTTCAGCACAATGTCAGCAACTTTGACCCACTTCAGTTAGGAGAGCTGATGGTGGTCTCACAAAGTGCTTTGTGACTGCATTTGCTTTACAGGGCCATACAGCGTCAGCTCCTTTGTTTGAACTGTGCTTTACTACCCAGCAAACACACTCTTCTAACAGAGGAAATATATTATCTATAGCCTACAGAAATCCAGTCAAAATGTAAAAACACCAGATGAGTCACTGGCAGAGCCTAGACTAATGATGAGGAATCCCTTGAAGGCAAGACAGTCTGGAAGGTGAAGGAATGTGCTCGTACATGCAGCGCTACCAAAAGTACAGTCACTGCTCTGAACGCCGATATATCCACAAAGGGCACACAGACCCAAGCAACACTCACTGTGAGAATCGATGCTAAGCTGGAAAAGGATTGTGTCTCCTGCTTCCAGACATACCAGTGGGTTAGGGACAAGGGGCAAAGCATGGGTATCTTTGAAGAAAGCCCTCTGCACTTGATGACCTTTCTGTAGCACCTGATCTGATGAAAAATCTCCTGCcacaagcaacagaaaaaaaaataagaatcaaCTCTGGAAAATGAGCAGCATGTGATAACACCCAGCCCCTGGCAATGCAGAACTCTTTTGTATCTGTGGATGGTCTGAGCACACAAGCCCAAATTCTACTCTAAGTGACACTACCACGCACCAGGATTACACTGGAATCGAGAGCCAGCACACATACTAACAGATTTGTCACCAAAGGAAGTTTACTTTTAGCAAATTTGGAAGGCCAAAATCAATCCAAAATCTTAATTTGACAATAAATACCCTCTCTGTGCCAACTTGCTGTCCTCTTGCTGTGCAGACTTGAAAGTAAATTGACAGCTGAGCCCGGCTGGGACCTCAGTTCACCCTGATGTGTTCTCAAACCTTACCTGTGAGAAATGCATCCAAAACATCTGTGCTGGAGACAATAAAACCTAGCACTCCACCAGGGCTAAACAGAACCAAATGCACCCGCTGGCTCTTCTGCACATGGTCGTCTGGGCCCAGAACATTTGCCACTTCCTATTAAAAGCAAAGGGGAACACTGATCACTGACAGGATCAACCCTGGGCTCAGACCCTGGTTGTGATCACACCTTATATTCAGCTGGGTAAAGTGCTCCTAGTGAGGTTTCTTGCCACAGTTCTGGACCTGTCATTTCTCAGGAAGGCACCATCCTGCCTGATCAGTATTCTGGGCCATGAGACATAAGGAGCCTCCCTTCTCTCTGCTCACAGCTTCATACCTTTCAGTACCATCAGCCCCCAGGGGTCTCTATGTAACTGTCATCTCTAAGGGCTCTCTCCAGGCTCTCACATGATCCACACTTACCCTGACTTCTCCTTCACTCATCCTCAGAAGCAGCTCTCTCTTGATGCCAAATCTCAAGGAGATCCGTGGGGCTTTCAGCAAACACAACTGGTCACAGAGCTCCTCAGCTGAGACATACTGCTTGCAGTGACATCTGTACAGCAGAAAAAAGGTCCTGCTTACTTATGATCCACGAGCAAACAGCTACAAAATACTGAGGGTCAGGCTAGCCCTGGTATCTTACAATCTACACAACGAGTGGACCTACTCTATAGTCATGGAAAACAGGATAAAGCAAACTCACAGTCCATCTCATCCAGTACTGTGCttgttatttaatatttcttccttaGCACAAGGACCACACATGATAGGCCAAAATGTGATAGCCCACTCTCTACCAGGGATTAGTTACAGTCTGGAGCAGAGGGTCATGTATCCCTCCCCAAAGTTCTGCCTTGATAAAATGGTTGAAAGCAACAGAGTATAATTGTAACACACCaactttctgtgctgtgcatgtCAGGAGATTCTGCAATACAGAAGTTCAttcatgaagagaaaaaaagcagcatatgACAAGAACTAGTTTCAATGCTTCAGTCAGTGTTAGAAGGGGGGATAAGAACTGGTTTTGGTTCTGTTCTAACTCTAACAAAGTCATCATCCACTTGAGGTGGGCTTAATCTGAGATATGTGGAAGAGATCTCCCTCAGAAAATGTGAGTTTTATCCACTCTTACATCGTCACTTGGTGGCCATTCTGTTGTCTCCACCCAAGCACACAGAAATCACTAGGTAATTTTAAATACACAGGAAGAGGAGTGAGGCCAATGAACAAGGACTGAAGGCCAGCATCTCCACACAAAGGAACTCCAACAATGGAAAGTTTCTCAAAAACACCTCCACAGGTCCTACCCTGGAATTACCTCATGGGCTCCGTAACTTAGCCAGTCAGAACTAATTGTGAAGTGTTTCTTAATGAGAGGCTAGGCTGAGACTTACATGCCCAGCTCTGCATTAATCTCTCCACCTGCAGGCCCACAAGATGGAGAGCAGTCGTATTGCTCGGGAAAAACGCACTGGCGTGTAGATGCCAGACGAACCTCTCCAGGAGCACAGAGCTCATCCACCTAGAAAACCAAGACATCCAATCTGTGAAACCTGACAAGCTCTAGTGTTTCAACAGAGAAGCAGCATCGCTGAAACCCTCCACTCATCACTGATGTTCAACATAATGTCAATCCAGCAAGGGTTGCTAAATGACAACTTGAAAAGCATGAAGAAAGATCACAACAATTTCACTTTCCATCCAAATTCCTCAACCAGCCCTAATGGAGGTTTCCATAGTGAAAATACAGAGGCTTAAATTCCTGCATCTGGCATCTGAGATGCTTAGCTTCTCCCCCTTGTCCTAGCACCCCAGTATCTTTTGCCTCCAGCCCTCAATGAATTTAACCTTGCAAGATTCTGTGAAAGAAGACAAATGCCATTAACCCACAAGGAAGGGCCAAGGCTAGCGAACAAAATAGCTGAAGTGCTTGCTTGTGTCTGCAGCAGCTCAGTGAACTGAACTCAGATCGCACACATCCACAGACTCAGAACCAGCACCAAAAGCACCAAGCTACTCTCCCTCTCCCGTGTGTCATGCAATAACTGTTTTGAAGCCAGATTTTACCTGAGGTAGGCAGTCTTGATCACTGTTGCCGTCAGGGTTTTCCTTGCCTCGCTCGTCGTAGTACACGTAACCTGCCTGGCAGATACAGGAGGCATCTGACTGCTGGAAAGCCCGGTTCAGCCCACGGCAGGTACAGCTGGTAGCACCTTAGAGAAGGGTCGGATTTAAAGTGGAAATCAGGGTAAGGAATATAATTTGCAAAAACTGTGCTCACAGCAAAGGAGCAGTTCCTGTGCTGAATACTCTGGGCAAATCACACTGCTTGTTTTAGTCACTCCTGGAGTTTGCTGTCCCTCTAGCACAGCAGAGCTAAGCCAACAGGAAAGCCCGCAGGAGCCTTTGCCCCACCAGCACAACCATTTGCTGCAATGTCCATTTaacaagaaatgcagaaaggcCCAGCTGGGAATTGTAGCAACGGCATTTTGCCAAGCCCTGTTAATGTGTAGGTTAAGCCACCAGACAGGATAAGGACCCAGCCAAGGCTGCTGAGCTCCTCTCTGCAGTTTCTCTGTGCCTCAAGACTCTCAAAACCGCTTGGCTTGAAATGCTGGAAGAATACTGCACAACACATGGAGTAAGGCATATGCATTCTCTACTGTACTTAGCTTCCTCCCCTAcgctttttcagtcttttcctgctttattACGGTCCCGGTTAGACATGGCCATAGTGCCCAATTTTGGCTCAAAACCACAACTACACTTACTGCAAGCTCTGCAAAGGCAAAAGTACTCCACTGCTTTCAAAGCAATGATAGAACACAAATTAGTAGGGCTGCTCATCTATTCCTTCCTTTGAAGGAGGTGAAATCAAAACCCCTTGGCTAATAGAAGATAAGagacaaaagaaagctttgaaaaGTCAATCCTCCTTCTTCCAGGTGGGGCAGGAAGAGCAGCTGGGCCTTGTTAGCACACACAGCATCATGAGGATCCCATGTCTTGCAGTCCATGGGGAAACCACATGGAGGAATCACTTTTCTGGGTGATTTTCTTATTAGATTTTCTCTCAACTGCAGGGCAAGTTTCACTGACAAACAGCAACTCACCAGGCTGCGACGAAGAAGAGCTGCCGCAGGGAAAACAGGCAGCCTGTGCAGAAAGGTGGTTGAAGGTGCCAGCAGGACAGGCCTGACAATCCTCTACATGCTTTGCAAAGTTGCTGCTTCCATGGGTCCCTGGGGGACAGGGAAGAGGGGCAGGTGCCAGGGGAGGGCAGTAGTAGCCGCTGGGACAAGGCTTCTCCTGGTAACTCTCACTGCCTAGAGAAAGTGGTGGGATTATCTCAGATACAGACACTGTTTATGGAACTGAGCAAGTGTTAAAAGATAGACAGAAACCCCCTTATTTGTTCCAGTTACACATAAACATGCACCTTTATATGTTACatgcaaatatataaaaacacatacacatacagacATGTAGAATTAATCACCATTCAacatttttcaatttaatttatttatatttaaatgtcttGACTTGTTTGTCCCAGTTCTTTGGACAAATCCAGTGGCCACAGTGGGTAGGCACGATCTCCTCCACGCTTTACAGCATGAGCTAATACATCACTGAACTTAACAGAGGATTCCAACCAGGGGAGACCTCGAAAAGCTTGTAAAGCTAtttccctcctgcccagcaggatCCATGCAGCACTGGCTGTCACACCACAAGGTTTGAACACCTAGGTTCACACTTCTGGTAATATATTAATTCCTGGTCTTGCAGCTGAGTCACAAAATTGGAGGAAAAAGGGATCACAGGGGCCAGAGAGATCATCCCCTCCACCCACACCAGGGATTTAACACTGTAGAGGATCGAGAGCTTTGCCCATATAGAACTTAGAGCTTTCTGGTTACAATTCAAGCTACTTCTTGTACTACTTCTGCTTAGCAGCCCCATTTACCTTGTGGGCAGATGAAgcctgctgggcagggctgaCAGGGGGCAGCGCTGGCAGAGACGTTACGATAGCTGCCTGCGTCACAGATTCTGCAGAATTTCTCAAATGAATCCCTTGGACCGGGCAAGCTGAGGGCCATGAATCCTCCTTCACAGGGCAGTGGATGGGCACTGCCTGGGGGGCAGTAGTAGGGAAACACACacctggaaagcaaaacaaggcaggaagagaggagaaaagtcTCTGAAAATGTTCTGATTTCTGGACTCAATCACCAGTGCAAAATTAAAAACGATTCTCCTCTGGTTCCGGGCTTAGGCTAACTCATACAAATCATAAATCATCCTATGCAGTCCTACCAGTCACCAAATCCCTAACTGTGATTACGAAGATACCTTTGCTTTTGCACAATGCACAAAAACTGTGGTTGAAGCAGTAACACAGGTTTTATCACAGGCAGATTTCACAATattcagagttttaaaaaaCCCTTAAAGCTGGCTCCACCAAACACATGAAGTACTTACAGCTGCTCAGGGCTATTGTATGTTGACGAGCCTTCAGGACAGTAATACCCAGCAGGGCACACGGAAGGTACGGCTGTGTGAGCACCACAGTATGACCCAGGTCTGCAAGGCTTTGGATTCACTGAACCTGGAGAAAAAGGGGAACCAGAGACTGATTTATGTGACATTCCCAGAACAGGAAAGCATGTGTTGGGAAGACAGTGAGCAAGATGCCTTTATCAAGTGTTACTGTCCATAAAAACTCCACTTTTTCTATTGCTTACTAAAGGACATAGATCCTTTGCAAACCAATTAGCCATTTAGCATGAAATGCTAACACACCTGAGTATCTAGCCCTGGATTACTTATGCCCGCTGTGCACTGTTCACCCATCTGGACTCAGAAAGAgctggaaataaagaaaaccaaggTGCATGTTTACATCACCTGCTGGGCATTCAAAGCCAGGTTTACAAGGTACTCCTTGGCTGTTAGGTAGCCCTGTGTGTGCTGGGTCTGGGCAATAGTATCCAGGTGAGCAGGGACCACACTCTTCCAGTGATTTTGCACCCGGCTGGCTCCTGGAAGTACCAGGTGGACAAAGGAAAGCGTCCCCTTTACCAGGGCACCAGTATCCCAGGGGGCACGGATAATCCTCAAACCTGCTTAGACCtgttagaaagagaaaagaatgaagaaagggAGGCTGAATGGCCAGGAGGTGTTTTAGAGAAGAACTCTAAGCTCACTGTGAACATGAATTACCTCTCCCCTTCCCTATCTCATCTTGGGGAGTTTTGTAATCCGCTCCAGTGGTGGGAGAGGGTTGGCTTTCATCTGGCACTTACCTGATAAAGGGCAGTGATAGCCTGGAGGACATGGCTGGCAATCTGTCACACTCTGAGCTCCGGGGTGTTTGCGGTAAGTGTGCGGAGGGCATTTCTGAGGTGCCAGGAGATTGCTTTGGTCACTGACGTTACCTCCGAGGCAATAGTGTCCTGAGGGACATGGATAGACCTCTGAATCCcctaacaaaaagaaaaccaaggtTATAAGAGCCATATTTTCACTGTAATTGGAacacttttcttctgtttcctcccTGGGTCCTTCCTAAACTACCACATGTATGTCTATGATCCACCTCCACAATTTCAGCCCCTCTTCTGGCAGATGGCACACAGAGATATTTGCAGACTGGCTTTGGTCTTACGCTCTCCTACATTTCCATCCTTTGACGGAACAGCGTATCATACCAACAGTGTTATATGACTCTTCTCTCCACAGACTCCAGAACTCATCAGCAGAGACAGCGTGTCCCACTGCAAGGACTGTCCCACAGTGCAGTATCTGATACCAAAGCTAGGCTGACCAGATTCAGGGATACGTACAGCTCTTGTGAAAAGCAACTCTCGTTCCCTCCCCCTCATCATTCCCCCAAGTCCCAACCTGCTTTGCACCAGTGGCCGGGTGGACAGGGCAGGCAGTCTTCTCTCCGCCCAGCCCCTGGAACATCTCTAATAGTATTGGAAGGACACGGTATGGGCACCTCAGAGCCCTCCAGGCAATAGAAACCTACAGAAATGGATGGGAAAGAGTTGCAGGTGAAATACAGAGGCCCTCCAATGGCAAAAAAAGGATTCAGCAAGAGTCTCCTGTTGATGAACAAGACACAGATGTTAGTATTCTGTGCCTATAGAGAGCCAATCCAACAGCCTTCAGACTCTTCCGGACTGGCAGCTTAGCACCACAAATTCAAGGTGGTGTATTTGGTCAGGATGTTCAAAAGATGTAAAAGCAGAGGACGCTGATGAGCAATGACAACTTCTAAGCAAGTATCATGCAAGGTAACAGGTGCTCCCCAGTTAGAAATAGAAACAACTCACTGTTCTACAATTTATACACTTCTGAGAGTCTCCCTTACCTGCAGGACACAGCCCAGCACAAACCTGACCCCAGCGGCATCCAGACAGAAAGCGCCAGGAAAAGCCAGGGCCCTGTGGAGCAGACTGCGAGCTCCCAGCAAGGCAGAAGTAGCCAGCAGCACACTTGCCCTCCAGCTGCCCATGCCTGgagcagagagaacaggaagaaTTTATATAAGACCTGCTGATAATGACTTGGTACATAAACAGAGCAGTTGTTACACTGATAAGAGGGAGAAAACAGACCCATTTTTGCCACTTAAAAAACCACGTAGATGACTGGAGTGAGCCAAGCACTTTTGAGTTCAAGTTCCATGAACGTGGGCAAATTGCTTTACATGAAATTGTGGACGACTTTCCACTGGACTGGACTTTCTggataattttctcttttcacaaACACTGCCTACATCTCTCTTTCAGGTGCTCCTTTACCTTTATTACATCATGGCAATGTCAGACTGCTTTGAGATCTCTCTCCAAATTCACAGATCCAACATCTCTGTACCCAAAAGCTGTGTCTGGGCTTATACTTAATTCTTTGAGAGAGAGGAGGTAGAGAAACCAGGAAGAACTTAGCATTGACTTATCAGCACAAAACAAGGATGCCTAAGTGCTTAAGACAAAGTGAAAAAACACCAGATTGAAATGAACGGTCACTACCTGCAGTAGTGGCCAGGTAAGCAAGGCAGGCATTCCTTCTCATTCCAGAGGCCAGTCATATTTGGAGGAGTAAAGGTGCCTTCAGGACAGGTCTGAGGAAACCGTGTGCCTGAAAGGGAGAACAAacgaaaaaaaataattaggaagACCCCTGTGATCTGACATGACTCTAGAACCATATCAATGAGTAACAAACGACGCCCAAGAAGGCAGATGGCGCTATGTCAGATTTGTTCATTGTCACTTCCCCATCCCCTACcctacaggaaaacaaatgcaaggCCTGTACAAGTCTGGGGCCACAACGAGGCATGCAAGGTTTGAGTCCTCAGCATAGCCAGTGTGCCAGCTTCAGTGTACCTGTGGGACAGTAAGAATGCGGTGGGCAGCGCCTGGGGTCTCCTGCCACCAGGTCCTGGCAGTAGAATCCTCTCTGGCATGGAATGCAGGACGCGGAGCCCCTGGCCGGCTGGTATTCCCCAGGAGGGCACGGTGTGGGGTGGGCTGCCCCTGACTGGCAGAAGTGACCCTGGCAAtgacagagaaggaagaggattGCATGGAGATGGTGGCAAACTTGGGGTCTGCGTGAAGGGTGAATCCCAGCATTAGCAAAGCCTGGGGCAACACTACCTGTGGATGCAATCGACATTTCAAACAGGCCTGTAAGATACTCTGCTGCAGTGGAAGACACATACCTCCTGCCCAGAGCTGAGACACATCTCTTTCACTACCCAGACATCACTCAGCAGTACCTTAGGGCAAAGGAATGCTGTGGGGCTGAAAGAGCTGAAGTTTGCTGGGCAATAAAACCCCTCAGTACAAGGTCCTGTTGGAGAGCTTAAACCAAGGCTAGCACAGAAAGACCCAGGATCGCACGGCACACAGCTCTCTGGAGAGGTTCCAcctgaggaagaaaggagaactCCAGGTCAGTGACAGCGGACATGGAAGCATCTCCAGGACAGTCACAGTTTTATAAGCCTCTATTTGTAGCGATAACACATCGCCATTATCAGGCTTGGCTGAGTGTgtcagcactgcagtgaccaAGGGGCAGCCCCGCACCACAGCTGCCAGAAACCAAGACCCTGATCACTGTGGACTACAGGAGAAACCTGGGGGTGAAGTCACACTCACCTGTGCCGTTGTTCAGGGTCCCAACCGGGCAGGCGACTGGGAAGGGAGTTCCCTCTGGACAATAGTGCCCAAGCGGGCAGGGCCCGCTGAGGGGGAACCCAGGCGTCCCGTGTGGAACAGCATCAGTGGCTCCCCCCTCACAGTAGTACCCAGCCGAACACAGACCTGCCGTGGGAGAACAGAGGGGGTAGCCGTGGCACTGTGGTCAATGAAGAGGATGGAGGCACCTCCTCAAAACCTCAGATGTAGGCAGATAAATCAGAGGAGAGAAGTTGAAGCCCATCCTTGTCCCATGTAATCACCCTGCTGATACCCTGCACTGTTCACCTTTGGTTCAtctcctctcttccccaccACCTATGCCATCTATCACTTCCTCTCTTTACTTGCACTGACCTCAActggtattttttattatctaaATTCTTTAACTTCTTCcccagattttgttttctgtgaaaagagttctgcttttctt
It contains:
- the LOC136786722 gene encoding uncharacterized protein, with the translated sequence MTGLWNEKECLPCLPGHYCRHGQLEGKCAAGYFCLAGSSQSAPQGPGFSWRFLSGCRWGQVCAGLCPAGFYCLEGSEVPIPCPSNTIRDVPGAGRREDCLPCPPGHWCKAGDSEVYPCPSGHYCLGGNVSDQSNLLAPQKCPPHTYRKHPGAQSVTDCQPCPPGYHCPLSGLSRFEDYPCPLGYWCPGKGDAFLCPPGTSRSQPGAKSLEECGPCSPGYYCPDPAHTGLPNSQGVPCKPGFECPAGSVNPKPCRPGSYCGAHTAVPSVCPAGYYCPEGSSTYNSPEQLCVFPYYCPPGSAHPLPCEGGFMALSLPGPRDSFEKFCRICDAGSYRNVSASAAPCQPCPAGFICPQGSESYQEKPCPSGYYCPPLAPAPLPCPPGTHGSSNFAKHVEDCQACPAGTFNHLSAQAACFPCGSSSSSQPGATSCTCRGLNRAFQQSDASCICQAGYVYYDERGKENPDGNSDQDCLPQVDELCAPGEVRLASTRQCVFPEQYDCSPSCGPAGGEINAELGICHCKQYVSAEELCDQLCLLKAPRISLRFGIKRELLLRMSEGEVREVANVLGPDDHVQKSQRVHLVLFSPGGVLGFIVSSTDVLDAFLTGDFSSDQVLQKGHQVQRAFFKDTHALPLVPNPLVCLEAGDTILFQLSIDSHNRTSSHYPVYQKQHLYNSNPSWDFGPFRRLDHLVQETHLNISWFAHVFLESGTYVFRDRTIQEHFLIVTVNEANVGCSPRNVSFQPSSLIQLARHGILKHQDLNLAPNWAAITAVLFVLGFLIVVLTTLAIVLQPTVPILNPLKSWKPRWRSLGEPHISPEYVLLKDSLQYYQTLGPRGSGEDAGFEEKGAAHKEEECFAVRDLEDFSVRTLYDKLEDQNLHLASQLAKHRMDVLVFYNGIRQQIQGLMDMVQALDSGGQKIFAKRRICGHKPAESSWAAVGVEPCDEHCSSNFQAVGHTGSPWQEATELMKALEILLRRAQHKNISVKQEMEQQVQGQDALAVVPSLGSLAGESKAEVGEGQDCELLQQCELFRRKGALFSFPVHDEHDPQLAYLTELEVEGLIAASPLATTLCEIKQALVKLQQPLDLRNPGCPSTGIGHSCFLMKLNRAIVALANAFFQHSWGIAEKDSSGGCLAVPFDPQTVLKELVSIRVSPLPCVKEKAPEKRVSSLEKYQALKLQVETQDRMESSQKSDYNWMLDSSAVKLKVAKLEERLDELNEEFSELTVRALSMQEDGESLEEELRMQEESFTTASNKQAWGAQQYSELLDSWATKRDEALLLEIRKNCIAQRIEEMEAELFYLQQSYQQI